The Neurospora crassa OR74A linkage group IV, whole genome shotgun sequence genome has a segment encoding these proteins:
- a CDS encoding dihydroorotate reductase PyrE, translating to MAAPYLRTRPALSAAFRPLAPKPRFQSFPRRPNSTTTPTTTTTTTATTTTTATPTEPTKAAVVDPSSLSRRLKLSAYATALAAVLGVGYYYATDTRASVHQYLVPPLLRTIFPDAEEAHHVGTAALKGLYETGLHIRERVPESPNGPLSVNVFGKQLLNPIGISAGLDKDAEIPDPLFALGAGVVEVGGCTPFPQEGNPKPRVFRIPSVDGLINRYGLNSRGADAMATRLRERLRKFARSVGLTDNEVLNEEGTDGIPPGSLHPGRLLCVQIAKNKKTDEKDVNAVIRDYVYCVDKLAPYADVLVVNVSSPNTPGLRDLQATEPLTKLLSAVVDAAQQTKRKTKPRVMVKVSPDEDDDTQMEGVVEAVWNSGVDGVIVGNTTKRRTGIVPKGVKLIDDEPKILHEEGGFSGPALFDRTVNLIGRYRKMLDGYALKSESDKSPAQKVLFASGGITNGEQALRVLNAGASVAMVYTAMVYGGSGTITRIKSEMKEKLADKSA from the coding sequence ATGGCCGCCCCCTACCTCAGGACAAGACCTGCTCTCTCAGCGGCCTTCCGCCCTCTTGCGCCCAAGCCAAGATTCCAGTCCTTTCCTCGTCGTCCAAACTCGACAAcaacgccgacgacgacgacgaccaccaccgccaccaccaccaccacggctaCCCCCACCGAGCCCACCAAAGCTGCCGTCGTCGATCCCTCGAGCCTTTCCCGCCGTCTAAAGCTCTCCGCCTATGCCACCGCTCTTGCTGCCGTCCTCGGTGTCGGCTACTACTACGCCACAGACACGCGCGCCTCGGTCCACCAGTACCTCgttcctcccctccttcgCACCATCTTCCCCGATGCCGAAGAAGCCCACCATGTTGGAACCGCCGCCCTAAAGGGTCTCTATGAGACTGGCCTCCACATTCGCGAGAGGGTTCCCGAGAGTCCGAACGGCCCCTTGTCGGTCAATGTGTTCGGCAAGCAGCTCCTCAACCCTATCGGCATCTCTGCTGGTCTCGACAAGGACGCCGAAATCCCTGATCCCCTGTTCGCCCTCGGTGCCGGTGTCGTCGAGGTGGGTGGCTGCACTCCTTTCCCTCAGGAGGGCAACCCCAAGCCCAGAGTTTTCCGCATTCCCTCGGTCGACGGCCTGATCAACCGCTATGGTCTCAACTCCCGCGGCGCTGACGCCATGGCTACCCGCCTGCGCGAACGCCTTCGCAAGTTCGCCCGCTCTGTCGGCCTCACCGATAACGAGGTGCTGAACGAGGAGGGCACTGATGGCATCCCTCCCGGCAGTCTCCACCCCGGCCGTCTCTTGTGTGTTCAGATcgccaagaacaagaagacggACGAGAAGGACGTCAATGCGGTTATTCGCGACTACGTCTACTGTGTCGACAAGCTCGCCCCCTACGCCGATGTCCTTGTCGTCAACGTCAGCAGCCCCAACACCCCCGGCCTACGCGACCTGCAGGCTACCGAACCTTTGACCAAGCTTCTTTCTGCGGTTGTGGATGCGGCCCAGCAAACCAAGAGGAAGACCAAGCCGAGAGTCATGGTCAAGGTTTCAcccgatgaggatgatgacacACAGATGGAAGGTGTTGTGGAGGCTGTGTGGAACAGCGGTGTCGACGGTGTTATTGtcggcaacaccaccaagcgCCGGACCGGCATCGTTCCCAAGGGCGTCAAGCTGATCGACGACGAGCCCAAGATTCTCCACGAGGAGGGAGGCTTCTCTGGCCCTGCTCTCTTCGATCGTACTGTTAATTTGATTGGGAGGTACCGCAAGATGCTGGACGGCTATGCTCTCAAGTCCGAGTCCGACAAGAGCCCTGCGCAAAAGGTTCTGTTTGCCTCTGGTGGAATCACCAACGGTGAGCAGGCCTTGAGGGTTCTCAATGCTGGCGCTAGTGTGGCCATGGTGTACACCGCCATGGTCTATGGCGGTTCTGGCACCATCACCAGAATCAAGTCcgagatgaaggagaagcTCGCTGACAAGTCGGCATAA
- a CDS encoding DUF895 domain membrane protein gives MSLTDNKETKVELGPVSTGSDADEQITKPVSRFTRWYRSPLFNVIMVGLISFTQPGVWNALNSTGAGGAQEPYLVNGSNSLTFGIMVFGCSLFSILSNKIGIKWVLIIGTLGYAPYSASLYVNNRYGTEWFVLFGGALCGIAASALWASEGAIALGYADIKDRGKFTGIWLGLRELGQLIGASIQLSLNVKKEGRGKVGYTTYLVLIALQCLGLPFALLVSSPHKVIKADGTRLRDPTLNKTVKGEFKKIWSLFKRRQMYLLVPILIGFQWNSTYLGIYMTKYFSVRSRTLGSLVSGIVATAANIFWGWFYDRQSLSRPTVARLTWAFFVILMLGTFGWQTANEKLYGDLKAAGTPITLDWATPGFGRGFASMVILRFLNESHYMFVYWLIGAFFDDLETLGLAVGIVRSFESVGSCLAFGIGAAQVAPMVNLIIAFAMFGFTIPATSAVVYMVPERPVNLRKLEAEDGGGSTSTSTSTSTSDGEPPGVIAKEASIESSVVAALGSSTDEKERDAVQPPGYELK, from the exons ATGTCCTTGACAGACAACAAGGAAACGAAGGTCGAGCTCGGCCCCGTCTCGACGGGGTCAGACGCTGACGAGCAAATAACCAAGCCGGTATCGAGGTTCACTCGATGGTACCGCAGCCCTCTGTTCAACGTCATCATGGTCGGCCTCATCTCCTTCACCCAGCCCGGTGTCTGGAATGCCCTCAACAGCACGGGTGCCGGCGGCGCGCAGGAGCCGTACTTGGTGAACGGATCGAACTCGTTGACTTTTGG CATCATGGTCTTCGGctgctccctcttctccatcctctccaacaAGATCGGTATCAAATGGGTTCTCATCATCGGCACCCTCGGCTACGCGCCCTATTCCGCCTCGCTGTACGTCAACAACCGGTACGGAACCGAATGGTTTGTCCTCTTCGGCGGCGCCCTCTGCGGCatcgccgcctccgccttgTGGGCCTCCGAGGGCGCCATCGCGCTCGGCTACGCCGACATCAAGGACCGCGGCAAGTTTACGGGCATCTGGCTGGGCCTGCGCGAGCTGGGCCAGCTGATTGGCGCCTCGATCCAGCTTTCGCTCAAcgtgaagaaggagggcagGGGCAAAGTCGGGTATACCACGTACCTGGTGCTGATTGCGCTGCAGTGTCTTGGGTTGCCGTTTGCGTTGCTGGTGTCGTCGCCGCACAAGGTGATCAAGGCTGATGGGACGAGACTCCGAGATCCGACGTTGAATAAGACGGTCAAGGGCGAGTTCAAGAAGATTTGGAGTCTGTTTAAGCGCAGGCAGATGTACTTGCTAGTACCGATCCTGATTGGGTTTCAGTGGAATAGCACTTATCTGGGGATTTATATGACCAAGTA CTTCTCCGTCCGCTCTCGCACCCTCGGCTCCCTCGTCTCCGGCATCGTCGCCACGGCCGCCAACATCTTCTGGGGCTGGTTCTACGACCGACAATCCCTCTCGCGCCCGACCGTCGCCCGACTCACCTGGGCCTTTTTTGTTATTCTCATGCTGGGAACCTTTGGCTGGCAGACCGCCAACGAGAAGCTATACGGCGACCTGAAAGCGGCAGGGACCCCGATCACGCTCGACTGGGCCACCCCCGGCTTCGGCCGCGGGTTCGCGTCCATGGTCATTCTCAGGTTCCTCAACGAAAGTCACTACATGTTTGTGTACTGGCTCATTGGCGCCTTTTTCGATGATCTCGAGACGTTGGGATTGGCAGTGGGGATTGTGCGAAGTTTTGAGAGCGTGGGCTCGTGCTTGGCGTTTGGGATTGGCGCGGCGCAGGTCGCGCCCATGGTGAACCTGATCATTGCGTTTGCCATGTTTGGGTTTACGATCCCGGCGACGTCGGCGGTGGTGTATATGGTGCCGGAGAGGCCGGTAAATTTGAGGAAGTTGGAGGcggaggatggtggtggttccacttctacctctacctctacctctacgtctGATGGTGAACCGCCGGGTGTTATTGCGAAGGAGGCGAGCATCGAGAGCTCTGTGGTGGCTGCCCTTGGTTCCTCTACGGATGAAAAGGAACGGGATGCAGTGCAGCCGCCGGGTTACGAGCTGAAGTAA
- a CDS encoding palmitoyl-protein thioesterase — MAISKQLKLLLTSGSLIAAALASPVQKPLNDDDIDDTPLPLVIWHGLGDSYSAAGLREVGALADAINPGTLVYFIRMDDDGSRDRSATFLGNVTEQVAKACADIAAHPILSTAPAIDALGFSQGGQFLRGYIERCNNPPVRNLVTFGSQHNGISAFRDCPWSDWVCRGAMALLKGNAWTQFVQSRLVPAQYYRNLDEYEQYLEHSNFLADINNERMFKNRTYRENLAKLENLVLYMFEDDTTVVPKETAWFEEVNGTEITPLRARKMYSEDWIGLRELDRKGGLHFRTAPGDHMQLTDQLLNETFAEFFGPIKKAKKSAPRPLMLGGGDL, encoded by the exons ATGGCAATCTCCAAGCAGCTGAAGCTGTTGCTTACCAGCGGCTCGCTTATCGCAGCCGCGCTGGCCAGTCCCGTACAGAAGCCActcaacgacgacgacatcgacGACACACCACTGCCTCTCGTCATCTGGCATG GCCTAGGAGACAGCTACTCGGCCGCGGGCCTCCGCGAAGTCGGCGCCCTTGCCGACGCCATCAACCCCGGCACGCTCGTCTACTTTATCCGTATGGACGATGACGGCAGCCGCGATCGTTCCGCCACCTTCCTCGGCAACGTGACCGAGCAAGTTGCCAAAGCCTGTGCCGACATCGCCGCGCACCCGATCCTTTCTACAGCGCCCGCCATCGACGCCCTCGGCTTCAGCCAAGGCGGCCAGTTTCTGCGGGGGTACATCGAGCGTTGCAACAATCCACCCGTCCGCAACCTTGTTACTTTTGGCTCCCAACACAACGGCATCAGCGCCTTCCGCGACTGCCCCTGGTCCGACTGGGTTTGCCGCGGCGCCATGGCGCTGCTCAAGGGTAACGCCTGGACGCAGTTTGTCCAGAGCCGGCTCGTACCCGCGCAGTACTATCGTAACCTGGACGAGTACGAGCAATATCTTGAGCACTCCAATTTCCTAGCGGACATCAACAATGAGCGGATGTTCAAGAACCGGACCTACAGGGAGAACCTGGCCAAGCTGGAGAATCTGGTACTGTACATGTTTGAGGACGACACGACGGTGGTACCCAAGGAGACAGCTTGGTTTGAAGAGGTTAATGGCACCGAGATCACGCCCCTCCGTGCGAGGAAGATGTACTCGGAGGACTGGATCGGGCTGCGTGAGTTGGATCGCAAAGGCGGATTGCACTTCCGCACGGCGCCGGGCGATCATATGCAGCTTACGGACCAGTTGCTGAATGAGACGTTTGCCGAGTTCTTTGGGCCGAtaaagaaggccaagaagagtGCTCCGAGGCCGCTTATGCTTGGGGGCGGTGACCTCTGA